In Odocoileus virginianus isolate 20LAN1187 ecotype Illinois chromosome 5, Ovbor_1.2, whole genome shotgun sequence, a single window of DNA contains:
- the ZNF687 gene encoding zinc finger protein 687 isoform X2, whose product MGDMKTPDFDDLLAAFDIPDIDANEAIHSGPEENEGPGGSGKPEPSVGGESGEATAAPAGDGPGGPAQASDHSLPPPDVSAVSVIVKNTVCPEQSESLAGSSGGEGARVGGVTKEGPLGPRLMQNGFGGPEPSLPGTPRSPAPPSGGTWKEKSLESKAPLDLFTHFGPEPGEHPDPLPPSAPSPPREGALTPPAFPSPFELTRENGPALLPPTSPPLLGSLKQESCSPLHPQSLAQPGSGTSLEATGVPASASPSQAAGVSFFKKSPGHQSPLASPKGPSCQPLKEEEDEGPGDKSSPGSPQSPSSGAEAADEDSNDSPASSSSRPLKVRIKTIKTSCGNITRTVTRVPSDPDPPAPLAEGGFLAEANLLKLSPATPAPEGPKVVSVQLGDGTRLKGTVLPVATIQNASTAMLMAASVARKAVVLPGGTATSPKTMPKNVLGLVPQALPKAEGRTGLGTGGQKVNGASVVMVQPSKPATGPGAAGGTVISRTQSSLVEAFNKILNSKNLLPAYRPNLSPPAEAGLALPPTGYRCLECGDAFSLEKSLARHYDRRSMRIEVTCNHCARRLVFFNKCSLLLHAREHKDKGLVMQCSHLVMRPVALDQMVGQPDITPLLAVPPALGPPALPALGKGEGAVTTAAVTAVAAEAPVLPLSTEPPTTPATSTYTCFRCLECKEQCRDKAGMAAHFQQLGPPAPGATSNVCPTCPMMLPNRCSFSAHQRMHKNRPPHVCPECGGNFLQANFQTHLREACLHFSRRVGYRCPSCAVVFGGVNSIKSHIQTSHCEVFHKCPICPMAFKSAPSAHAHLYTQHPSFHTQQAKMIYKCAMCDTVFTHKPLLSSHFDQHLLPQRVSVFKCPSCPLLFAQKRTMLEHLKNTHQSGRPGEETAGKGAGGALLTPKTEPEELAVSRAGTAAPTEESSSTSEEEEPPSSPEPPRPSKRPRRELGSKGIKGGGGGPGGWTCGLCHSWFPERDEYVGHMKKEHGKSVKKFPCRLCERSFCSAPSLRRHVRVNHEGIKRVYPCRSEWTDG is encoded by the exons ATGGGGGACATGAAGACCCCTGATTTTGATGACCTCCTTGCTGCCTTTGACATCCCTGACATTGATGCAAATGAAGCCATCCACTCTGGGCCAGAAGAAAATGAGGGGCCAGGAGGCTCCGGGAAGCCTGAACCCAGTGTAGGAGGTGAATCTGGAGAAGCAACAGCAGCTCCTGCTGGGGATGGCCCTGGGGGGCCCGCCCAGGCCTCTGACCATAGCCTGCCACCACCGGACGTCTCAGCAGTCAGCGTCATCGTCAAAAACACTGTGTGTCCTGAGCAGTCAGAGTCCCTGGCTGGGAGttcaggaggggaaggggcccGGGTGGGGGGAGTGACGAAGGAAGGCCCTCTGGGACCTCGTCTGATGCAGAATGGTTTTGGGGGCCCTGAGCCATCCCTTCCAGGAACCCCACGCTCTCCAGCTCCTCCCAGTGGGGGTACCTGGAAAGAAAAATCCCTGGAAAGCAAAGCTCCGCTGGATCTGTTTACTCATTTTGGGCCTGAGCCAGGGGAGCACCCTgatccccttcctccctctgcacCCTCCCCACCTCGGGAAGGGGCCCTGACCCCACCTGCTTTCCCCTCTCCCTTTGAGCTGACCCGGGAGAATGGCCCAGCCCTGCTGCCTCCCACTTCTCCCCCACTGCTGGGGTCCTTGAAGCAGGAAAGCTGCAGCCCCCTTCATCCCCAGAGCCTTGCTCAGCCAGGCTCAGGCACTAGTCTTGAGGCCACGGGAGTCCCTGCCAGTGCCTCCCCCTCCCAGGCGGCAGGGGTGTCCTTCTTTAAGAAGTCTCCGGGGCACCAGAGCCCGCTTGCCTCCCCTAAAGGGCCCAGCTGTCAGcccctgaaggaggaggaggatgagggaCCAGGAGACAAGTCTTCCCCGGGAAGTCCCCAGAGTCCCTCCAGTGGAGCTGAGGCTGCGGACGAGGACAGCAATGACTCCCCTGCCTCCAGCTCCTCTCGGCCCCTCAAGGTGCGGATCAAGACCATTAAAACATCCTGCGGAAATATCACAAGGACTGTAACCCGGGTCCCCTCAGACCCTGATCCCCCTGCCCCCTTGGCTGAGGGGGGTTTCCTGGCGGAGGCTAACCTCCTGAAGTTGTCTCCGGCAACCCCAGCCCCCGAGGGTCCGAAGGTGGTGAGTGTCCAACTGGGTGACGGCACAAGGCTCAAGGGCACGGTGCTGCCCGTGGCCACCATTCAGAATGCAAGTACTGCCATGCTGATGGCGGCCAGTGTGGCCCGCAAAGCGGTGGTTCTGCCCGGGGGCACTGCCACCAGCCCTAAGACGATGCCTAAGAATGTGCTGGGTCTGGTGCCCCAAGCCCTGCCCAAGGCTGAGGGGAGGACAGGGCTGGGGACGGGGGGCCAGAAGGTGAATGGCGCCTCGGTGGTAATGGTGCAGCCTTCTAAGCCGGCCACTGGGCCGGGGGCAGCGGGTGGCACGGTGATCTCACGGACCCAGTCCAGCCTGGTGGAGGCCTTCAACAAGATCCTCAACAGCAAGAACCTGCTGCCTGCCTACCGGCCGAACCTGAGTCCACCGGCTGAGGCCGGGCTGGCCCTGCCACCTACGGGCTACCGCTGCCTCGAGTGTGGGGATGCCTTCTCATtggagaagagcctggcgagACACTATGACCGCCGGAGCATGCGCATTGAGGTCACCTGCAATCACTGCGCCCGCCGCCTGGTCTTCTTCAACAAGTGCAGCCTGCTTCTGCATGCCCGCGAGCACAAGGACAAGGGGCTCGTCATGCAGTGCTCACATCTGGTCATGAGGCCAGTGGCCCTGGACCAGATGGTGGGGCAGCCGGACATCACGCCCCTGCTGGCTGTCCCACCTGCCCTCGGACCTCCAGCCTTGCCCGCCTTGGGCAAGGGTGAAGGGGCCGTCACCACAGCCGCCGTTACTGCAGTTGCTGCCGAGGCCCCCGTGCTGCCGCTCTCAACGGAGCCACCCACCACGCCTGCCACCTCTACTTACACGTGCTTCCGCTGCCTGGAGTGCAAGGAGCAGTGCCGCGACAAGGCCGGCATGGCTGCCCACTTCCAGCAGCTCGGGCCCCCCGCCCCTGGGGCCACCAGCAAT GTGTGCCCGACCTGCCCCATGATGCTCCCCAACCGCTGCAGCTTCAGCGCCCACCAGCGCATGCATAAGAACCGACCTCCCCACGTCTGTCCTGAGTGTGGGGGCAACTTTCTGCAAGCCAATTTTCAGACCCATCTCCGGGAGGCCTGCCTACATTTCTCTCGCCGCGTAGGATACAG GTGCCCCAGCTGTGCAGTGGTGTTTGGGGGTGTGAACTCCATCAAGTCCCACATCCAGACGTCACACTGCGAGGTTTTCCACAAGTGCCCCATCTGCCCCATGGCCTTTAAGTCTGCACCCAGCGCCCACGCCCATCTCTACACCCAGCATCCCAGCTTCCACACGCAGCAGGCCAA GATGATCTACAAGTGCGCCATGTGTGACACAGTCTTCACTCACAAACCCCTCCTCTCCTCACACTTCGACCAGCACTTGCTGCCCCAGCGTGTCAGCGTCTTCAAGTgcccatcttgtcctctgctttTTGCCCAAAAAAGGACCATGCTGGAACATCTCAAG AACACCCATCAGTCTGGGCGCCCGGGGGAGGAGACCGCTGGGAAAGGAGCTGGGGGTGCCCTTCTGACCCCCAAGACAGAGCCCGAGGAGCTGGCTGTGTCTCGGGCAGGAACCGCTGCCCCTACTGAGGAATCTTCTTCCACCTCAGAAGAGGAGGAGCCGCCCAGCTCCCCCGAGCCCCCTCGCCCAAGCAAACGGCCCCGGCGAGAACTGGGGAGCAAAGGCATCAAGGGCGGGGGGGGCGGCCCGGGAGGCTGGACCTGCGGCCTCTGTCACTCCTGGTTTCCTGAGCGTGACGAGTATGTGGGTCACATGAAGAAGGAGCACGGCAAG TCAGTGAAAAAGTTCCCCTGCCGCCTGTGTGAGCGCTCCTTCTGCTCGGCCCCCAGCCTGAGGCGCCACGTCAGGGTCAACCACGAGGGTATCAAGCGAGTTTACCCTTGCAG GTCTGAGTGGACTGACGGTTGA
- the ZNF687 gene encoding zinc finger protein 687 isoform X1, with translation MGDMKTPDFDDLLAAFDIPDIDANEAIHSGPEENEGPGGSGKPEPSVGGESGEATAAPAGDGPGGPAQASDHSLPPPDVSAVSVIVKNTVCPEQSESLAGSSGGEGARVGGVTKEGPLGPRLMQNGFGGPEPSLPGTPRSPAPPSGGTWKEKSLESKAPLDLFTHFGPEPGEHPDPLPPSAPSPPREGALTPPAFPSPFELTRENGPALLPPTSPPLLGSLKQESCSPLHPQSLAQPGSGTSLEATGVPASASPSQAAGVSFFKKSPGHQSPLASPKGPSCQPLKEEEDEGPGDKSSPGSPQSPSSGAEAADEDSNDSPASSSSRPLKVRIKTIKTSCGNITRTVTRVPSDPDPPAPLAEGGFLAEANLLKLSPATPAPEGPKVVSVQLGDGTRLKGTVLPVATIQNASTAMLMAASVARKAVVLPGGTATSPKTMPKNVLGLVPQALPKAEGRTGLGTGGQKVNGASVVMVQPSKPATGPGAAGGTVISRTQSSLVEAFNKILNSKNLLPAYRPNLSPPAEAGLALPPTGYRCLECGDAFSLEKSLARHYDRRSMRIEVTCNHCARRLVFFNKCSLLLHAREHKDKGLVMQCSHLVMRPVALDQMVGQPDITPLLAVPPALGPPALPALGKGEGAVTTAAVTAVAAEAPVLPLSTEPPTTPATSTYTCFRCLECKEQCRDKAGMAAHFQQLGPPAPGATSNVCPTCPMMLPNRCSFSAHQRMHKNRPPHVCPECGGNFLQANFQTHLREACLHFSRRVGYRCPSCAVVFGGVNSIKSHIQTSHCEVFHKCPICPMAFKSAPSAHAHLYTQHPSFHTQQAKMIYKCAMCDTVFTHKPLLSSHFDQHLLPQRVSVFKCPSCPLLFAQKRTMLEHLKNTHQSGRPGEETAGKGAGGALLTPKTEPEELAVSRAGTAAPTEESSSTSEEEEPPSSPEPPRPSKRPRRELGSKGIKGGGGGPGGWTCGLCHSWFPERDEYVGHMKKEHGKSVKKFPCRLCERSFCSAPSLRRHVRVNHEGIKRVYPCRYCTEGKRTFSSRLILEKHVQVRHGLPLGAQSPGRGSALARGPGARAQGPGRKRRQSSDSCSEEPDSTTPPAKSPRGVPGSGGHGPLRYRSGGSAEQSLVVGLRVDGGAQQCLDCGLCFASPGSLSRHRFISHKKKRGVGSASALGLGDGEEEAPPPSRSEPDGGESPLPASGGPLTCKVCGKSCDSPLNLKTHFRTHGMAFIRARQGGSGDN, from the exons ATGGGGGACATGAAGACCCCTGATTTTGATGACCTCCTTGCTGCCTTTGACATCCCTGACATTGATGCAAATGAAGCCATCCACTCTGGGCCAGAAGAAAATGAGGGGCCAGGAGGCTCCGGGAAGCCTGAACCCAGTGTAGGAGGTGAATCTGGAGAAGCAACAGCAGCTCCTGCTGGGGATGGCCCTGGGGGGCCCGCCCAGGCCTCTGACCATAGCCTGCCACCACCGGACGTCTCAGCAGTCAGCGTCATCGTCAAAAACACTGTGTGTCCTGAGCAGTCAGAGTCCCTGGCTGGGAGttcaggaggggaaggggcccGGGTGGGGGGAGTGACGAAGGAAGGCCCTCTGGGACCTCGTCTGATGCAGAATGGTTTTGGGGGCCCTGAGCCATCCCTTCCAGGAACCCCACGCTCTCCAGCTCCTCCCAGTGGGGGTACCTGGAAAGAAAAATCCCTGGAAAGCAAAGCTCCGCTGGATCTGTTTACTCATTTTGGGCCTGAGCCAGGGGAGCACCCTgatccccttcctccctctgcacCCTCCCCACCTCGGGAAGGGGCCCTGACCCCACCTGCTTTCCCCTCTCCCTTTGAGCTGACCCGGGAGAATGGCCCAGCCCTGCTGCCTCCCACTTCTCCCCCACTGCTGGGGTCCTTGAAGCAGGAAAGCTGCAGCCCCCTTCATCCCCAGAGCCTTGCTCAGCCAGGCTCAGGCACTAGTCTTGAGGCCACGGGAGTCCCTGCCAGTGCCTCCCCCTCCCAGGCGGCAGGGGTGTCCTTCTTTAAGAAGTCTCCGGGGCACCAGAGCCCGCTTGCCTCCCCTAAAGGGCCCAGCTGTCAGcccctgaaggaggaggaggatgagggaCCAGGAGACAAGTCTTCCCCGGGAAGTCCCCAGAGTCCCTCCAGTGGAGCTGAGGCTGCGGACGAGGACAGCAATGACTCCCCTGCCTCCAGCTCCTCTCGGCCCCTCAAGGTGCGGATCAAGACCATTAAAACATCCTGCGGAAATATCACAAGGACTGTAACCCGGGTCCCCTCAGACCCTGATCCCCCTGCCCCCTTGGCTGAGGGGGGTTTCCTGGCGGAGGCTAACCTCCTGAAGTTGTCTCCGGCAACCCCAGCCCCCGAGGGTCCGAAGGTGGTGAGTGTCCAACTGGGTGACGGCACAAGGCTCAAGGGCACGGTGCTGCCCGTGGCCACCATTCAGAATGCAAGTACTGCCATGCTGATGGCGGCCAGTGTGGCCCGCAAAGCGGTGGTTCTGCCCGGGGGCACTGCCACCAGCCCTAAGACGATGCCTAAGAATGTGCTGGGTCTGGTGCCCCAAGCCCTGCCCAAGGCTGAGGGGAGGACAGGGCTGGGGACGGGGGGCCAGAAGGTGAATGGCGCCTCGGTGGTAATGGTGCAGCCTTCTAAGCCGGCCACTGGGCCGGGGGCAGCGGGTGGCACGGTGATCTCACGGACCCAGTCCAGCCTGGTGGAGGCCTTCAACAAGATCCTCAACAGCAAGAACCTGCTGCCTGCCTACCGGCCGAACCTGAGTCCACCGGCTGAGGCCGGGCTGGCCCTGCCACCTACGGGCTACCGCTGCCTCGAGTGTGGGGATGCCTTCTCATtggagaagagcctggcgagACACTATGACCGCCGGAGCATGCGCATTGAGGTCACCTGCAATCACTGCGCCCGCCGCCTGGTCTTCTTCAACAAGTGCAGCCTGCTTCTGCATGCCCGCGAGCACAAGGACAAGGGGCTCGTCATGCAGTGCTCACATCTGGTCATGAGGCCAGTGGCCCTGGACCAGATGGTGGGGCAGCCGGACATCACGCCCCTGCTGGCTGTCCCACCTGCCCTCGGACCTCCAGCCTTGCCCGCCTTGGGCAAGGGTGAAGGGGCCGTCACCACAGCCGCCGTTACTGCAGTTGCTGCCGAGGCCCCCGTGCTGCCGCTCTCAACGGAGCCACCCACCACGCCTGCCACCTCTACTTACACGTGCTTCCGCTGCCTGGAGTGCAAGGAGCAGTGCCGCGACAAGGCCGGCATGGCTGCCCACTTCCAGCAGCTCGGGCCCCCCGCCCCTGGGGCCACCAGCAAT GTGTGCCCGACCTGCCCCATGATGCTCCCCAACCGCTGCAGCTTCAGCGCCCACCAGCGCATGCATAAGAACCGACCTCCCCACGTCTGTCCTGAGTGTGGGGGCAACTTTCTGCAAGCCAATTTTCAGACCCATCTCCGGGAGGCCTGCCTACATTTCTCTCGCCGCGTAGGATACAG GTGCCCCAGCTGTGCAGTGGTGTTTGGGGGTGTGAACTCCATCAAGTCCCACATCCAGACGTCACACTGCGAGGTTTTCCACAAGTGCCCCATCTGCCCCATGGCCTTTAAGTCTGCACCCAGCGCCCACGCCCATCTCTACACCCAGCATCCCAGCTTCCACACGCAGCAGGCCAA GATGATCTACAAGTGCGCCATGTGTGACACAGTCTTCACTCACAAACCCCTCCTCTCCTCACACTTCGACCAGCACTTGCTGCCCCAGCGTGTCAGCGTCTTCAAGTgcccatcttgtcctctgctttTTGCCCAAAAAAGGACCATGCTGGAACATCTCAAG AACACCCATCAGTCTGGGCGCCCGGGGGAGGAGACCGCTGGGAAAGGAGCTGGGGGTGCCCTTCTGACCCCCAAGACAGAGCCCGAGGAGCTGGCTGTGTCTCGGGCAGGAACCGCTGCCCCTACTGAGGAATCTTCTTCCACCTCAGAAGAGGAGGAGCCGCCCAGCTCCCCCGAGCCCCCTCGCCCAAGCAAACGGCCCCGGCGAGAACTGGGGAGCAAAGGCATCAAGGGCGGGGGGGGCGGCCCGGGAGGCTGGACCTGCGGCCTCTGTCACTCCTGGTTTCCTGAGCGTGACGAGTATGTGGGTCACATGAAGAAGGAGCACGGCAAG TCAGTGAAAAAGTTCCCCTGCCGCCTGTGTGAGCGCTCCTTCTGCTCGGCCCCCAGCCTGAGGCGCCACGTCAGGGTCAACCACGAGGGTATCAAGCGAGTTTACCCTTGCAG GTATTGCACAGAGGGAAAGCGCACCTTCAGCAGCCGCCTGATCCTGGAGAAACACGTCCAGGTCCGGCACGGCTTGCCGCTCGGGGCCCAGTCCCCTGGCCGGGGGAGCGCCCTGGCTCGGGGCCCTGGTGCCAGAGCCCAG GGGCCGGGACGGAAGCGCCGCCAGTCCTCAGACTCCTGCAGTGAGGAGCCTGACAGCACGACACCTCCAGCCAAGTCCCCCAGGGGCGTACCCGGGTCGGGTGGCCATGGCCCCCTGCGCTACCGGAGCGGCGGCTCGGCAGAACAGAGCCTCGTGGTGGGCTTGAGGGTGGACGGTGGTGCCCAGCAGTGCCTCGACTGTGGCTTGTGCTTTGCCTCGCCTGGCTCCCTGAGCCGTCACCGTTTCATCAGCCACAAGAAGAAACGGGGTGTGGGGAGTGCCAGTGCCCTAGgcctgggggatggggaggaagaggcCCCTCCTCCTTCCAGGTCCGAGCCAGATGGTGGAGAGTCACCCTTGCCTGCTTCAGGAGGCCCGCTGACCTGTAAGGTCTGTGGCAAGAGCTGCGATAGCCCTCTCAACCTCAAGACCCATTTCCGCACACACGGCATGGCGTTCATCAGGGCTCGGCAAGGGGGCAGCGGGGACAACTAG